A section of the Serratia liquefaciens ATCC 27592 genome encodes:
- a CDS encoding GNAT family N-acetyltransferase codes for MQIRKYQEADRPFLRTLYLASRKAAFTWRDTEDYRLEDFDRSTLGEDIWVAEDQGKRLGFVSIYRQDNFIHNLYVDPHLPPLGVGSALLQAAEQTFTATGSLKCLVKNEKALAFYHKHGWRIITTGNDGGEEYYLLHSPAK; via the coding sequence ATGCAGATAAGAAAATACCAAGAGGCCGATCGCCCCTTCCTGCGCACCCTGTATCTGGCTTCGCGCAAAGCGGCATTTACGTGGCGCGATACCGAAGATTACCGGCTGGAGGATTTCGATCGCTCAACGCTGGGCGAAGATATTTGGGTGGCGGAAGATCAGGGGAAGCGGCTGGGATTTGTGTCGATTTATCGCCAGGACAACTTTATTCACAACCTGTATGTCGATCCGCATCTGCCGCCGCTCGGCGTCGGCAGCGCTCTGTTACAAGCGGCAGAACAGACCTTTACCGCCACCGGTTCGCTGAAATGCCTGGTGAAGAATGAGAAGGCGCTGGCGTTCTACCACAAGCACGGTTGGCGAATCATCACTACCGGCAATGACGGCGGGGAAGAATATTACCTGCTGCATTCCCCGGCAAAATAA
- a CDS encoding MFS transporter, which yields MLTKKRWALFSLLVLCGGTIYKLPSLKDAFYVPMQQYFHLSNGEIGNAMSVNSIVTTIGFFLSIYFSDRLPRRFTMSFSLIATGLLGIYLSSMPGYWGILFVWALFGVTCDMLNWPVLLKSVSMLGDNTQQGRLFGFFETGRGVVDTVVAFSALALFTAFGSGYLGFKVGILFYSAIAICVGIIILLVMKESPEEKLPAKEQTPVNKKPGMGSVLKNKTVWLIAFSVFCVYAVYCGLTFFIPFLSHVYALPIALVGAYGIINQYCLKMVGGPIGGLIADKVLKSPSKYLFYTFIISAIALALLILLPHEQMPVYLGMACTLGFGAVIFTQRAVFFAPIGEAGIDEEHTGAAMALGSFIGYAPAMFCFSLYGHILDAFPGLTGYKIVFGLMGMFACAGIIVSGLLVRNIRARAKLTPAASVA from the coding sequence ATGTTAACTAAAAAAAGATGGGCATTATTTAGCTTGTTGGTTTTATGTGGAGGGACAATCTATAAATTGCCTTCCCTTAAAGATGCTTTTTATGTTCCGATGCAACAGTATTTTCACTTGAGTAACGGCGAAATAGGCAATGCCATGTCGGTTAACTCGATTGTGACGACCATTGGCTTCTTCTTATCAATCTATTTTTCCGATCGTCTGCCGCGACGTTTTACCATGTCGTTTTCGCTGATTGCTACTGGCTTGCTTGGCATCTACCTGTCCAGCATGCCGGGGTACTGGGGCATACTGTTCGTCTGGGCGCTGTTCGGCGTGACCTGTGACATGCTGAATTGGCCGGTGCTGCTCAAATCGGTGAGTATGCTGGGGGATAATACTCAGCAGGGGCGGTTGTTCGGCTTTTTTGAAACCGGGCGCGGGGTTGTCGACACGGTGGTTGCCTTTTCTGCGCTGGCGCTGTTTACCGCATTTGGTAGCGGCTACCTGGGTTTTAAAGTCGGCATATTGTTTTATTCGGCCATCGCCATTTGCGTAGGGATTATTATTCTGTTGGTGATGAAAGAAAGCCCAGAGGAAAAGTTACCCGCTAAAGAACAAACCCCTGTCAATAAAAAGCCTGGCATGGGCAGCGTATTGAAAAACAAAACGGTATGGCTGATTGCCTTCAGCGTTTTCTGTGTTTACGCGGTGTATTGCGGATTGACGTTCTTTATTCCTTTCCTGAGTCATGTCTATGCGCTGCCGATTGCACTGGTGGGTGCTTACGGGATCATTAATCAATACTGCTTAAAAATGGTGGGTGGACCGATTGGTGGTCTCATTGCCGATAAAGTATTAAAGTCTCCCAGCAAGTATTTATTCTATACCTTTATTATCAGCGCCATTGCGCTGGCGCTATTGATCCTGTTACCGCATGAACAAATGCCGGTTTACTTGGGCATGGCCTGTACGCTGGGATTTGGTGCTGTGATCTTTACCCAGAGAGCGGTGTTCTTTGCCCCCATCGGTGAGGCCGGCATTGACGAAGAACATACCGGTGCGGCTATGGCGCTGGGCAGCTTTATCGGTTATGCCCCGGCGATGTTCTGTTTTAGCCTGTACGGTCATATTCTCGATGCCTTCCCAGGACTGACCGGTTACAAGATTGTTTTCGGGCTGATGGGTATGTTTGCCTGTGCCGGGATCATAGTGTCGGGGCTGTTGGTCAGAAATATCCGCGCACGCGCAAAACTGACCCCGGCAGCTTCTGTCGCCTGA
- a CDS encoding sugar phosphate isomerase/epimerase family protein, with the protein MDRLTAEKVLLRAHNLPLYLHAYAFHLNMRMEKILPEDLLSIAHQQRLRGVKVHVLDGESQALCHADDARLRRFGEQARRYGLDIHIETSASDSQTIDQAVNIALKCGASSVRFYPRYQGPLQEVLARIGADIQYIKQRYQHSGLSFTLEQHEDLKSHELVSLVRAADFPQLSLLFDFANMINANEEPLPALAAMSGEITQVHIKDAIIVRENKGMGHRACISGQGDLPFRELLLGLICLGEDQPQVTAYGLEEEVDYYAPPFRFSDEGNNPPIPWREMSETALPEQGLEARLKKESQDALNQIHYVRTIIDSLTQQAQELLNPA; encoded by the coding sequence ATGGATCGCTTAACGGCGGAGAAAGTCCTTCTACGGGCGCATAACTTGCCCCTTTACCTGCATGCTTACGCCTTTCATCTCAATATGCGTATGGAGAAGATCCTGCCAGAGGATTTGCTGAGCATCGCCCATCAGCAGCGGTTGCGAGGGGTGAAGGTGCATGTGCTGGATGGGGAAAGTCAGGCGCTTTGCCATGCTGATGATGCCCGGCTGCGCCGGTTTGGCGAACAGGCTCGGCGCTATGGATTGGATATTCATATCGAAACCAGTGCCTCCGACTCGCAAACTATCGATCAGGCGGTGAATATCGCGCTGAAATGTGGGGCCAGCTCAGTGCGTTTTTATCCGCGCTATCAGGGCCCTTTGCAAGAGGTGTTGGCGCGTATCGGTGCGGATATTCAGTACATCAAACAGCGTTATCAACACAGCGGTCTGAGTTTTACTCTGGAACAGCATGAAGATCTCAAGAGCCATGAATTGGTCAGCCTGGTCCGGGCGGCAGATTTCCCTCAGCTTTCCCTGCTGTTTGATTTCGCCAACATGATTAACGCCAATGAAGAGCCGCTGCCGGCACTGGCGGCAATGAGTGGGGAAATCACTCAGGTGCATATCAAGGACGCAATTATTGTGCGAGAGAACAAGGGGATGGGGCATCGTGCCTGTATTTCCGGACAGGGAGATCTGCCATTCCGAGAACTGTTATTGGGGCTGATCTGTCTGGGTGAAGATCAACCGCAGGTCACCGCCTACGGGCTGGAAGAAGAGGTGGATTATTACGCACCGCCGTTTCGTTTCAGCGACGAAGGGAATAATCCACCCATTCCATGGCGAGAAATGAGTGAAACAGCGTTACCGGAGCAAGGGTTGGAAGCGCGATTAAAGAAAGAATCTCAAGATGCTTTAAATCAAATTCACTATGTTCGCACCATCATTGACAGTTTAACGCAGCAAGCTCAGGAACTGCTAAATCCGGCATAA
- a CDS encoding GntR family transcriptional regulator encodes MENSSTVELAKARLNDWLSLGAIAPGDKLPSERELGELLNIKRMTLRQALLFLESESRIFRKDRRGWFAALPRFNYNPNSSTSFKQAAIEQGRCPSWDYMTKECVLAAPGFIKELLQVDAASEIYKISGWGALDNHIVFYHETFISPRVAPGFIERLGENSFAEVWEQAYGTSTRTRHLAFKPTRLSGEACKVMGGNASTPAILVEKHRADAERRIVQVDIEHWRFESVDFFINL; translated from the coding sequence ATGGAAAACAGCTCAACCGTTGAATTGGCAAAGGCCAGGTTGAATGACTGGCTGAGCCTGGGGGCAATCGCCCCCGGTGACAAGCTTCCTTCGGAGCGAGAACTGGGAGAATTGCTGAACATCAAACGCATGACGTTACGTCAGGCGCTGTTGTTCCTGGAAAGCGAATCGAGGATCTTCCGCAAGGATCGACGGGGTTGGTTTGCGGCACTGCCGCGTTTTAACTACAACCCTAATTCCTCTACCAGTTTCAAACAGGCGGCTATCGAGCAGGGCCGTTGTCCCTCCTGGGACTATATGACCAAAGAGTGCGTATTGGCAGCTCCGGGGTTTATCAAAGAGTTATTGCAGGTCGACGCGGCGAGCGAGATCTACAAGATTTCTGGTTGGGGAGCGCTGGATAATCACATCGTGTTTTATCACGAAACCTTTATCAGCCCGCGAGTGGCACCCGGTTTTATCGAACGCCTGGGTGAGAACTCGTTTGCCGAGGTCTGGGAACAGGCTTATGGCACTTCCACGCGAACCCGTCATCTGGCCTTTAAACCCACTCGGTTATCCGGAGAGGCCTGCAAGGTGATGGGCGGAAACGCCAGCACGCCTGCGATTTTGGTCGAAAAGCATCGTGCCGATGCCGAACGCCGTATCGTGCAGGTGGATATCGAGCACTGGCGCTTCGAGTCGGTAGATTTCTTTATTAACTTATAG
- a CDS encoding MFS transporter, translated as MSDKTLDPICVSQAGGLSRLPASLVLLLAGASAFSVANVYYAQPLLDAIAQEFAISVASVGMVITATQLGCALALVLVVPLGDRINRHRLLAVQQLLLIAALCMVGWANSSLLMLIGMLLVGLLGTAMTQGLIAFAATLAAPHERGRVVGAAQGGVVLGLLLARTLSGALADAGGWRTVYFFSAGVTLILLPILARLLPAPSTPPSTLSYTALLRSMLTLLLRDRTLQIRGMLALLMFAAFSIFWSALVLPLSQAPFNFSHAVIGAFGLVGAVGALAAVRAGHLADRGLAQVASGICLLLLVLAWLPLGMLGYGLGWLIIGIVLLDLAGQAIHVLNQSLIFSAHPQAHSRLVGVYMLFYAIGSGLGAFASTHVFALAGWQGVCWLGAGVSFIALVFWGLTLRAMPMALGK; from the coding sequence ATGAGTGACAAAACGCTGGATCCGATCTGCGTATCTCAGGCGGGGGGACTGAGTCGGCTGCCGGCTTCGCTGGTGTTGTTGCTGGCCGGCGCCAGCGCTTTTAGCGTGGCTAATGTCTATTACGCCCAGCCGTTGTTGGATGCCATAGCCCAGGAGTTTGCTATCAGCGTGGCGTCGGTGGGTATGGTGATCACCGCCACCCAGCTTGGTTGCGCGTTGGCGCTGGTATTGGTGGTCCCGCTGGGGGATCGCATTAATCGCCATCGGCTGTTAGCGGTACAGCAACTGTTGTTGATTGCCGCATTGTGTATGGTCGGTTGGGCAAACAGCAGCCTGCTTATGCTGATCGGCATGTTGCTGGTGGGATTATTGGGCACCGCCATGACACAGGGACTCATCGCTTTTGCCGCCACGCTGGCGGCACCTCATGAGCGTGGGCGGGTCGTGGGGGCGGCGCAGGGCGGTGTGGTGCTGGGTCTGCTATTGGCGAGAACCCTGTCCGGTGCGTTGGCAGACGCAGGAGGTTGGCGCACGGTGTATTTTTTTTCCGCCGGAGTGACGCTGATCTTGCTGCCGATTCTGGCACGTTTGCTGCCTGCGCCGAGCACGCCGCCTTCAACGCTTAGCTACACCGCCTTGCTGCGTTCGATGCTGACGCTGTTGCTGCGCGATCGCACGTTGCAAATTCGCGGCATGCTGGCGCTGTTGATGTTTGCGGCATTCAGCATCTTCTGGAGCGCATTGGTGCTGCCGCTGAGTCAGGCACCGTTCAACTTTTCGCATGCGGTGATTGGCGCCTTTGGCCTGGTGGGCGCGGTGGGGGCGCTGGCGGCGGTAAGAGCAGGGCACCTGGCGGACCGCGGCTTGGCGCAGGTGGCGAGCGGCATCTGTCTGCTGCTGTTGGTGCTGGCCTGGCTGCCGCTCGGCATGCTGGGTTATGGCCTGGGGTGGTTGATTATCGGCATTGTATTGCTCGATTTGGCAGGCCAAGCCATTCATGTGTTGAATCAGAGCCTGATTTTCAGCGCACATCCGCAGGCGCATAGCCGGTTAGTGGGCGTCTACATGCTGTTCTATGCCATTGGCAGTGGGCTCGGCGCTTTTGCCAGCACTCACGTATTTGCACTGGCTGGTTGGCAGGGGGTGTGCTGGCTGGGGGCGGGCGTCAGCTTTATTGCCCTGGTGTTCTGGGGCCTGACGCTGCGTGCGATGCCGATGGCATTGGGAAAATGA
- a CDS encoding winged helix-turn-helix transcriptional regulator — protein sequence MKRKSLEDAPCPVARTLDVIGDWWSLLIVRDAFDGVRRFSEFQKGLGMAKNILSTRLRTLVAQGILEIAPASDGSAYQEYILTDKGRALFPVIVGLRQWGEDHLFAEQEAHSTLVESDSGQPIPRMTPTGSVGQTLTPLNTRVVKVGEE from the coding sequence GTGAAACGTAAAAGCCTGGAAGATGCGCCGTGCCCGGTGGCACGCACTTTGGATGTGATTGGCGACTGGTGGTCACTGTTGATTGTGCGCGACGCGTTCGACGGCGTGCGCCGCTTCAGTGAATTCCAAAAGGGGCTGGGGATGGCGAAAAATATCCTTTCCACCCGTCTGCGCACCCTGGTGGCACAGGGCATTCTGGAGATCGCACCGGCCTCAGACGGCAGCGCCTATCAAGAGTATATTCTCACCGACAAGGGCCGAGCCTTGTTCCCGGTGATCGTCGGCTTGCGCCAATGGGGGGAAGACCATCTGTTTGCCGAGCAAGAGGCGCATTCAACCTTAGTCGAAAGCGACAGCGGCCAACCGATCCCACGCATGACGCCGACCGGCAGCGTCGGGCAAACGCTCACACCGCTGAATACCCGGGTGGTAAAGGTGGGTGAAGAGTAA
- a CDS encoding type II toxin-antitoxin system RelE/ParE family toxin, with translation MASYRLTGEAQSDILEIRDYTLSNWGIQQSRDYLVRLCQGLTNLTEIPGIGQHRVEDPGNGVYSFPYLSHMIYYATANSEITILAVLHQSCVPAKHLSQRL, from the coding sequence ATGGCCAGTTACCGACTGACCGGTGAGGCGCAAAGCGATATCCTGGAGATTCGCGACTACACATTGAGCAACTGGGGCATACAGCAATCCAGAGATTACCTTGTAAGACTGTGCCAAGGATTAACCAACCTGACGGAAATACCAGGCATTGGGCAGCATCGAGTCGAGGATCCAGGGAACGGTGTTTATAGCTTTCCCTACCTCAGCCATATGATTTATTACGCTACAGCAAACAGCGAAATTACCATTCTTGCAGTTTTGCACCAAAGCTGCGTTCCAGCCAAACATCTGTCTCAGCGGCTGTAG
- a CDS encoding type II toxin-antitoxin system Phd/YefM family antitoxin, with protein sequence MHILTANEAKTQFGDLLLKVPGEPVQITRNGKPVAVVVSAEDYEQIEAMKLQLLQMKIQRSQHDMAIGNTVDGETFFSELLEQNKG encoded by the coding sequence ATGCATATTCTGACAGCCAATGAAGCCAAAACCCAGTTTGGCGATTTGCTGCTTAAGGTTCCGGGTGAACCGGTGCAAATCACCCGTAATGGCAAGCCCGTTGCGGTTGTGGTGTCTGCCGAAGATTACGAGCAAATTGAAGCGATGAAACTCCAACTGTTACAAATGAAGATTCAGCGTTCCCAGCATGATATGGCGATCGGCAATACCGTTGATGGCGAGACGTTTTTCTCTGAACTGCTGGAGCAGAATAAAGGATAA
- the rluF gene encoding 23S rRNA pseudouridine(2604) synthase RluF, with amino-acid sequence MLTQSSIRLNKYISDSGICSRRSADRHIKQGNVFINGNVAAVAAQVFVGDVVLVNGQRIEPRNAEDLVLIALNKPVGIITSMGKHVQNNIGDFVNHSKRTFPIGRLDKDSQGLILLTNHGELVNKILRAGNNHEKEYLVTVDKPLTDAFIQGMSAGVPILDTVTKKCRVEKIAPQMFRITLVQGLNRQIRRMSKYFGYHVTKLERVRIMNVDLTGLPLGEWRDLTGDEKNVLFKLIEHSSCEDVRLPVSLAPDVSENLDTE; translated from the coding sequence ATGCTGACTCAATCATCCATTCGCCTTAATAAATACATTAGCGACAGCGGCATCTGTTCACGCCGCAGTGCCGATCGTCATATCAAACAGGGCAACGTTTTCATCAACGGCAACGTAGCCGCCGTGGCCGCTCAGGTATTTGTCGGGGACGTGGTGCTAGTTAACGGCCAGCGGATTGAGCCACGTAATGCGGAAGATTTGGTGCTTATCGCGCTGAACAAGCCGGTCGGCATCATCACCAGCATGGGAAAGCACGTGCAAAATAACATCGGTGATTTCGTCAATCACAGCAAACGCACCTTTCCTATAGGCCGTCTGGACAAAGATTCCCAGGGGCTAATTCTCCTGACCAATCACGGCGAACTGGTCAATAAGATCCTTCGTGCCGGCAATAACCACGAAAAAGAGTATCTGGTTACCGTCGATAAGCCGCTGACCGACGCGTTTATTCAGGGGATGAGCGCCGGTGTCCCCATCCTGGATACGGTGACGAAAAAGTGCCGGGTGGAGAAAATCGCGCCGCAGATGTTTCGCATCACGCTGGTTCAGGGCCTTAACCGCCAAATCCGCCGTATGAGCAAATACTTTGGTTATCACGTCACCAAACTTGAGCGTGTGCGCATTATGAACGTCGATCTGACAGGATTGCCGCTGGGCGAATGGCGAGATTTGACCGGTGACGAAAAGAACGTGCTGTTTAAGCTGATTGAGCACTCATCTTGCGAGGATGTTCGCCTGCCCGTTTCGCTAGCGCCTGATGTCAGCGAAAATCTCGACACGGAGTGA
- a CDS encoding autotransporter outer membrane beta-barrel domain-containing protein, producing MKDKTSHNLAVRKPLSKVYLALFSAPLILIGPADVARADDAIFDGESRITESLTYTGDVYVGRNQSGNLLIDNGQINAYNVNIGRRANGQIYESLVTVKGPNAVLNAINDQSVMHGSLNLGLGTLRVEEGGLATAEEIIVGTTGGYDSHLNVKGAGSQVISERLGLGFGQGARSTLLIEDGGVVTTTAAARIDSGFRPDEADKLNPKATVTGNNSLWNITQSLTANGDVDVLNGGAVNVGSAEIAGVSGSRKTAELYIAGNGSRFTSAGNVNVGDYGNGVLSVVDGGSFSAGSNELRLGDTGSGSNRGALIIGSRGNMDTGTGLTEPTLGAAGGAGTVDAQTVVNLRGGLFGSYVYFNHNSDNYDFRNKMVGEGEVINTAGQTTLSGDLTQLQANVTARGGKITIASDINTQQEDNVFDVQTLSAENGGTLILNATAGSDVSNGLGYSSAASIKAGGTLGGNGTLGQTEIQSGGHISPGDGNIGTLTLKRYLNFLGESFYDVDIAGDGSSDKLVVSGKTTISDQAKVQVTALDPQTSYQTGQSYRILTSDGGIDGRFAEAVSKSAFLDVALNHSTNAVDLTIAQKDGNPGEGGNPGEGGNPGEGGNPGEGGNPGEGGNPGEGGNPGEGGNPGEGGNPGEGGNPGEGGKPGIFQTVAQTSNQWNTAGALSTLTQSGPSLALYNSVLLLSAPEAREAFNQLSGEVYPSIQSNLIAGSSMLLNVLNQRMLRVFDNDALPVPPMAMTLVQPAQAENNGVWGQTFGSWMRNSGNDNVGKLDGHTSGFLLGADRKLADHSIRVGGYVGYSRGDYDVDSRRSSSDSDNYHLGLYAAGQQDAFSLRGALGYTWHRLENERNVNFGNYSDRLKADYDADSLLAFTEAGYRFGQLDANIEPFVNLSYIRLHTDNFQEKGGAAALSVRNETMNTFYSTLGVRGSTELPKNVSLYGSLGWQHAYGDKNTSSRMAFAGSDAFITQGQAVDDNLLVADVGVSVKLSRSTTLALGYQGQYGSDTQVNSVNANIRWSF from the coding sequence ATGAAAGATAAAACATCGCATAACTTAGCGGTAAGAAAACCGCTTTCGAAAGTTTACCTCGCACTTTTTTCCGCACCGTTGATATTGATTGGCCCAGCCGACGTGGCGCGTGCCGATGATGCTATTTTTGATGGTGAATCACGTATTACCGAATCTTTGACTTACACCGGGGATGTTTACGTCGGCCGTAATCAAAGCGGAAACCTGTTGATCGATAATGGCCAAATCAATGCCTATAACGTCAATATTGGCCGTCGTGCTAATGGCCAGATATACGAAAGCCTGGTCACGGTCAAAGGGCCGAATGCCGTATTAAATGCGATCAATGACCAATCCGTTATGCACGGCAGTCTGAATCTGGGGCTGGGGACGTTACGGGTAGAAGAGGGCGGATTGGCGACGGCGGAAGAGATTATCGTCGGCACCACCGGGGGGTATGACAGCCATCTTAATGTCAAAGGGGCCGGTTCCCAGGTGATCAGTGAGAGACTCGGTCTCGGCTTCGGACAGGGCGCACGTTCAACCTTGCTGATTGAAGATGGCGGGGTAGTGACCACCACGGCCGCCGCCAGAATCGACAGCGGTTTTCGCCCCGACGAGGCTGACAAGCTCAACCCCAAAGCCACGGTGACCGGTAATAACTCTCTGTGGAATATCACCCAGTCGCTCACCGCCAATGGCGATGTGGACGTGCTGAACGGCGGTGCGGTCAACGTTGGTAGCGCGGAGATTGCCGGTGTTTCAGGCTCAAGAAAAACCGCAGAGCTTTACATCGCCGGCAACGGCTCACGCTTTACCAGTGCGGGCAATGTCAACGTTGGGGATTATGGCAACGGGGTGCTGTCGGTTGTTGATGGCGGCTCATTCTCTGCCGGCAGCAACGAATTGCGGCTGGGGGATACCGGGTCCGGCTCTAACCGCGGCGCGTTGATTATCGGCAGCCGCGGCAACATGGATACCGGCACCGGCTTGACCGAACCTACGCTCGGCGCGGCGGGTGGTGCGGGTACTGTCGATGCCCAAACGGTGGTCAATCTGCGTGGCGGGTTGTTCGGCAGCTACGTTTACTTTAATCACAACTCAGATAACTACGACTTCCGCAACAAGATGGTCGGCGAAGGCGAAGTCATCAACACGGCCGGCCAGACGACGCTGAGCGGCGATCTGACTCAACTCCAGGCGAATGTCACCGCACGCGGCGGCAAAATCACCATCGCCAGCGACATCAATACGCAGCAAGAAGACAACGTTTTCGATGTGCAGACGCTGAGCGCCGAGAATGGCGGCACGCTGATCCTGAACGCCACTGCCGGTTCCGACGTCAGCAATGGTCTGGGTTACAGCAGCGCCGCGTCAATCAAAGCCGGCGGGACGCTGGGCGGCAACGGCACCTTGGGGCAGACTGAAATCCAGTCCGGCGGCCATATTTCCCCTGGCGACGGCAACATCGGTACCCTGACGCTGAAACGCTATCTGAATTTCCTGGGTGAATCCTTCTATGACGTCGATATCGCCGGTGATGGCAGCAGCGACAAACTGGTCGTTTCAGGCAAAACCACCATCAGCGATCAGGCCAAGGTGCAGGTGACCGCGTTGGATCCGCAAACCAGCTATCAAACTGGCCAAAGCTATCGCATTTTGACCTCGGATGGCGGGATTGACGGTCGGTTTGCTGAAGCCGTCTCAAAATCTGCATTTTTGGACGTTGCGCTTAACCACAGCACCAACGCCGTGGATCTGACGATTGCACAAAAGGACGGCAACCCAGGTGAGGGCGGCAACCCAGGTGAGGGCGGTAACCCAGGTGAGGGCGGTAACCCAGGTGAGGGCGGCAACCCAGGTGAGGGCGGCAACCCAGGTGAGGGCGGCAACCCAGGTGAGGGCGGCAACCCAGGTGAGGGCGGTAACCCAGGTGAAGGTGGTAACCCAGGCGAGGGCGGCAAGCCCGGTATTTTCCAGACGGTCGCGCAAACCAGCAACCAGTGGAATACCGCCGGTGCGCTCTCGACGTTAACGCAAAGCGGTCCTTCGCTGGCCTTGTATAACTCTGTGCTGCTGTTGAGCGCACCGGAAGCGCGCGAGGCGTTCAATCAACTGTCCGGTGAAGTTTATCCGTCCATTCAGTCTAACCTGATCGCCGGCAGTAGCATGCTGCTCAACGTGTTGAATCAGCGCATGCTTCGCGTATTTGATAATGATGCGCTGCCTGTTCCACCGATGGCGATGACGTTGGTTCAACCGGCTCAGGCTGAAAATAACGGCGTTTGGGGGCAGACGTTCGGCTCCTGGATGAGAAACAGCGGTAATGACAACGTTGGGAAATTGGACGGCCACACCAGCGGTTTCCTGTTGGGCGCCGATCGTAAACTCGCTGACCACAGTATCCGCGTTGGGGGATACGTAGGCTATAGCCGTGGCGACTATGATGTCGATAGCCGTCGCTCCAGTTCCGACAGCGATAATTACCACCTGGGTCTGTACGCTGCAGGGCAGCAGGATGCCTTCTCCCTGCGCGGTGCGCTGGGCTATACCTGGCACCGGCTCGAAAATGAGCGCAACGTTAATTTCGGCAATTACTCGGATCGGCTCAAGGCGGACTATGACGCAGACTCGCTGCTGGCGTTCACCGAAGCGGGTTACCGTTTTGGTCAGTTGGATGCGAATATCGAGCCATTCGTCAACCTGAGTTATATCCGTTTGCATACCGATAACTTCCAGGAGAAAGGCGGGGCAGCAGCGCTGAGCGTCCGTAATGAAACGATGAATACGTTCTATTCAACGCTGGGCGTGCGGGGATCTACCGAACTGCCGAAAAACGTCAGCCTTTACGGTTCATTAGGCTGGCAGCACGCTTACGGCGATAAAAATACGTCATCGCGCATGGCATTTGCCGGCAGCGACGCATTTATCACGCAGGGACAGGCGGTAGATGACAATTTGCTGGTGGCGGATGTGGGGGTGAGCGTGAAGCTGTCGCGTTCCACTACGTTGGCTCTCGGTTATCAGGGGCAGTACGGTTCTGATACCCAGGTCAATTCGGTCAATGCCAATATCAGATGGTCGTTCTGA
- a CDS encoding lipoprotein, which yields MRKPLIALTVTLLVAGCSTLKTDQAIPLLQAETAKMLGLGSSDEITVTNVNGAQPDALGGQKLSYRATTEKGRIFDCSSMMMPGILGSAPSLSTPSCTPVVTHK from the coding sequence ATGAGAAAACCACTTATCGCATTAACCGTTACGCTTCTGGTAGCTGGCTGTTCCACATTGAAAACCGATCAGGCAATACCGCTGCTGCAGGCGGAAACGGCCAAAATGCTGGGCCTGGGTTCATCTGATGAAATTACCGTCACCAATGTTAATGGTGCCCAACCCGACGCCCTTGGCGGGCAAAAACTTTCTTACCGTGCCACTACGGAGAAAGGACGAATCTTTGACTGTTCCTCGATGATGATGCCGGGTATTTTAGGTTCAGCCCCGTCGTTAAGCACACCAAGCTGTACCCCGGTCGTTACGCATAAATAA
- a CDS encoding response regulator transcription factor has protein sequence MGQDYALVVDDHPLVASGIANFLNTHCRFKHAYVMTNEESCYRHILENGAPRLIVIDFWLSDGTALKLLKEIRQLYPQVRLLVVSGDENNEIGQKVRDAGGHGFVLKNEPPELFAKAVAALLENQNWFPMDNLLEASSAKNHLQNFNLTPRQIDVLTMMMRGFPNKRIASQLAISEPTVKEHISNILKKIGVNSRVEAITLLHGRQGPSE, from the coding sequence TTGGGGCAGGATTATGCGTTGGTCGTTGATGACCATCCGTTGGTGGCAAGTGGCATCGCCAATTTCCTGAATACGCACTGTCGATTTAAACACGCCTACGTGATGACAAACGAGGAGAGTTGTTATCGACATATTCTGGAAAATGGCGCCCCGCGTTTAATCGTCATCGACTTTTGGTTATCCGACGGCACGGCATTAAAATTACTCAAAGAGATCAGACAGCTTTACCCACAGGTAAGATTATTAGTGGTCAGCGGCGATGAAAATAATGAAATAGGCCAAAAGGTACGTGATGCCGGAGGCCATGGTTTCGTGCTCAAAAATGAGCCGCCAGAATTATTCGCCAAAGCCGTTGCTGCGCTGTTAGAAAATCAAAACTGGTTTCCTATGGATAATCTATTGGAGGCTTCCAGTGCCAAAAACCATCTTCAAAACTTCAATTTAACGCCGCGACAAATTGACGTTTTGACCATGATGATGCGCGGTTTTCCCAATAAGAGAATAGCCTCTCAGCTTGCTATTTCCGAACCTACGGTTAAAGAGCACATCAGCAATATCCTTAAAAAAATAGGCGTAAACAGTCGGGTAGAAGCTATTACGTTACTGCATGGCAGGCAGGGGCCGTCCGAATGA